AAAATGTGAGTGTCACTGTAATCGTTTTTTGCTTTAAATTCGAGTAAAAATTTGAAGGCATGAAAGCTCCAAGCGGAAATTTCATTTTCCGAAACTGAATTTGTTTGGTGGGTCCATCTAACTAAAGGATATATGcgcgtgtgtgtatatatatccaGTAGTGTGAGGCCATTATAAGTTCTCAGATTAAGGCTTAAATATTGGAATAAATTATAAAGAACAAgtcttttttaaattttgtaataaaaaaaaaagatagtaaAGTGgaagaaattatgaaatttatttctgTCCAGGTCATCTCTTCTTTTGGTGGCTGCTCATTTACGAAGGTTAAAAAGTTTCAGGAAATGTTCGATCAGAAGTGGATTAGGAGCAGAATCTTTATTAATTAGTTTTTCTGCGCATGATTTGTCACAATTGATCATCTCCTTTTTTCTCACATAATTGCCCTGTTTCTATGAACCATATTTCATTATTCGCCTAAGTACGAATGTATAATGCACCACTTGCAGAAAGAATCATATCAGGAACTAATATGTGTAGCTTGCTGAGATGGGGGAAATTTTTTCCATGAAAAGCATGACTAGAATTAAAATTCTTATAAATAATATGTTCGCAAAGTGCCAACGCCAGTAGTGTATTTTATAGAATGCTTATAATGATCCAGTTGCAAAAAGGGGTAGGTTCTTAATTATATTAGAAATATTTGTGTATGCACCATAGTTGAGGCCACTAACAACTGCTCTCCAGCTAACAAACATGGCAAGGGTGGCTTTGGTTCAGTTTATAAGGTGTTGTAACAACAGAATATTAATTGGCTTTACAGGGTTATATCTCTGTTTGTTGAAAGATGTATGTTTTTCTGATAATGATCTTGCTATTGCTGTCTAGATTTATATCTACcatactttattttttattttattttatttctaaacctGTTATCTCATTGCCTTAGTATCGTGACACAAATCTCCCCCTTCTAATTGGGTAAGCCGACCAGTAAGATGTGTTGGTGATGCTGGTGGCGCAGCTGACTGGTGCAATATTCCTTTCTCTATATGCAGACACCACCAGCACCTCAGCCTAATTTCATCTCACGGTCCATTTtctttttaaatgaaaaaaatccTGTTTGTCTCAAAAGCAACGAACGATTTCAATCTCATTCTGATTCAATTCATTTGCAGTTTGAGTTACAACAGATTTAAccaattttgataaaaaaatcaATATGGTTTTGATTTTACccattttaaaatataacatagTCAAAACATAATAAAATCTCCAAACTTCCAAATAAAACTGACACATCTACTATTTTTTCTAATCAAAGACACACGCCTATTATTGAAATCATCTTAATTAATATCTTACTAAGTAAACCACTTTACAtgctttattaaaaatttatatatatatatatatatatatatataaaagcaaaGTGCGGGTTTATACCTAGTTTATCACTATTATCAAATGATCTCGTGTCAAAACTGTCACGCTTGCTACATGTTCTCATTTCCTCAACTTTTGGTTTTCTCTCACTAAAGAATTTTCCATGTTCGCCATGTTACATTTGGGATGACATTCAGTTGGAACATCATGTTTGACCCTGGCAATCCCAATTCAATTTACAATTCGAACCAAACAATGGCCAGGCTTATTTTTTCAGTCCAATCAATTATTGATATGTCTTTCTCTTGGTTTATCTTTCCAAAGTTATGTCTAAAATAAAGAGTCCCCCACCCAAGGGGAAGAAAATCAAAATTCAAGTCCGATTGCTTCTTGTGCAAGGCATATAACAGTTTTACTCCAACCAAACATATAATACAAGGCATGCAGCAGAGGGAAAGActgaataatgaaaaaaaaaaaaaaaatagtacaaAGATCTTTCTACAAGCTTAGGCATTGATACCATTGTGGACCAACATTTCTCCCAATTTTATTTCAGAGAATGCCTTTGCTAATGGATGCCACTGGGCCATCAGTTTTGAAGAAACTTGTCTCATGGTTGGCCGAGATTGAGGATTTGCACTCAGGCACGCAAGTGCTAGTCTAGCAACATGGATCACTCCTTCAGCATCTTTATTTTTAGGCGTTGGCAGGCATTGATCGATCACATCTTTGAAAAGTGTTTGTTGTTCAATTGGTGGAGGTGAAGATGAAAGAGATGAGGCAACATTTCCTGGATGTTTTCCCATTAGTATTTCGAGTGTGACCACACCAAAGCTATAGATGTCGCATTTTTCATTGACTGCCATTGTGTATGCTAACTCtacaaaaaaaatatagaaatagcGAATCGCTTCTTAGATGATCCAATCACCAATTGcaacatttattattattattatttttaaagccCTTCTGAAGCAAAGGATTTTCCTCTATTCCAAGGCTAAATTATATGTAATGTAAGTAATCTAACTGATGTAGTGCAACAAAAGTAAATGAAATTAAGATATGCACCTGGTGCTGTGTACCCGACTGTGCCCGCAAATGAGGTCCAATTTGAGGAGTCAGGCATCAGCAACCTAGCTATGCCAAAATCAGAGACATGGGCCTCAAACTCTGAATCCAACAAAATATTGTTACTGGAAATGTCTCGGTGGATAATTGGCGGAGAGCAGTCATGGTGCATGTAAGACAAAGCATTTGCTATTCCTTTAACAATATTTAGCCTCTTACTCCAATCTAACTCCACTGCTTCTTCGTTGCTTAAAATTTTTCTCAAACTTCCTCTTTCTATGAATTCGTATATCAAAAATGAGTGTCTGACATGCGAACAAAACCCATATAACTTCACAATGTTCCGATGACGTATGTTTGCCAACACAGAAATCTCACTAGTAAATGCTTTCAAATCAGCCACCTCACCATTTGGTGATTGATGAATTTTCTTCACAGCAACCACTTGACCCTTTGGCAGCTCAGCTTTGTAGACAATTCCATAACCTCCTACCCCAATGCAATACTTGGAATTGTCCTCTGTAGCCTCAATAATGTTTTCATATTGCATATTTCTATCAATATGGCTCCATATTGCATACACATCTTCGCAATGTTTCCCCTCAGTTGACTTGGCTTTTCCGTTTCTGTGATGGATGAAGAAGAAACATCCAACCAAGATAAACAATAGAAGCAGACTACCCACGAGAGGAAAAACAATTAGATGATTGACAGCCTTTTTGCCCTTTTTTCCTATGGTTTTGTTCACTGCGAGAGAACCACAAGGCTTTAGTCTGGTGTTATTACCGCACAGGTCTTTGTTGTTTCTCAACGCTTCAAATGAAGCCTCCCGAAAGGCTTTAATGTTTGGAATTTCACCCTGCAGCTCATTGTAGGATATATCCACATTCGTCAAGCTTGTTAAATAATCGAAAGATGGAATGGAACCTGTCAACAAGTTGTGAGAAAGGTTCAACGTCTCTAGTCTTTGCAAACCTCCAAGTTGTTGTGGTATCTCATTTATGAGCAAATTTTGACTGAGATCAAGGCTTTGTAGAGAGTGCAAATAGCTTATTTCTGAAGGAATGCTCTCTGTAAGCTTGTTCTTGCTGAGGTTCAAGAACAACAGTTTTGAGCACTTCCCAATCTCCTTTGAAATTGTTCCGCTTAGATTGTTTGCTGCCATGTTAAGGTCTTCAAGAGCAGATAACATTCCTATTTCTGCAGGAATTGTGCCTGAAAGCTTGTTATCATGAAGATAAAGTTTAAACAAATTTAACTCCCCCAATTCCTTTGGAATCACCCCTACAAGGTGATTTGATGAGAGATCAAGTAATTGCAATTGAGGTGCCTTTCTGATGTCAGCTGGTATTGTGCCAGAGATCTCGTTGTTTGAGATTTTTAATGCCGACAAATTCCGGAATTCTTCCCATTTCCATGGAAGCTCGCCATATAATTGGTTATCGCTTAAATCCAAATATACCAGGTTAGGATATACACCAAAACCAAAATCTTCAGATACATTTCCTGTGAGTTGGTTTCTATCGAGGCGAACTGACAACAAGCTGCTACAATTTCTCAGGCTTCTCGGGATAGGACCCGTGAAATTGTTATGATGTGCACTGAAATACTGAAGTTGTCCACCAAGGCATATACCTTCAGGTAAACGGCCCGTGAAATTATTTCTTGAAAACTGAAATGCGCAAAGCTTTCCAAGCATCCCTAATTCCTTGGGGATGGAACCAGAGAGTTCATTGTAGTAAAAGTAAAGATATACCAAGTTGCTTAAGTTTCCCATGGATGCAGGAAGTTCACCACTAAGTTTGTTGATCGACAAATCTAGCGTGCGAAGAGATCTCATCCTTCCAACATCTGGTGGTATGGAGCCAGAAAGATCGTTATCATGGAGGTAAAGTTCAGTTAAGTTGCTAAAATTTCCCATTATTGAAGCAGGGATTGAGCCTGTAAGATAATTATCTTGTAAAGAGAGCACCGAAAGTGAAGTAAGCGCCCCAATTTCTCGAGGGATGGTGCCATTGATATGGTTCGCAAATAGGGAAAAGAAGCTAAGACTAGCCAGTGAGCTTATTTCAGATGGAATTTTTCCAGAGATATTATTGAAAGACAAGTCAAGGATGGTGAGCTTTGAAAGATTACTAATATGTGCAGGAATGACACCATAAAGTGAGTTGTTGCGGAGATTGAGCTCGATGAGATTGGGAAAGGACCAGAAGCTGAGACTCTGAAGCGTTCCTTTCAAACCGGAATCTGTAACGCTTATATTGACAACACTACCTGCCTTATTGCAAAAGATACCAGACCAATTGCAATGTCTGCTTCCATTCCAAGAGGACAGAATAGATTGGCTGTAGTAATCAAGAGTGGCTTTCCATCTCAGAAGAGCATCGGTCTCCTTAGCCCCTTGTTCTACTTCATTTTTAGCAGCAGCAAAAGAAGTTGCATGGAAAGCAAAAACATGGACAtgaaaagaaaggagaaagaaagGAATAAGGATGAACAAGAGAAGTAATGAGGGAAATATGGAGAGTGGTTTCAGTGAGGAGGAAGACATGACTTTAGATGGGAAAAGGATATGGGTTTCAAGTTTTGACACGCATATCTTTAGATGTATGGTGAGTTATTTAATGAAGAAAAGTGATTGAATGGTTGCTAATACACTAAAATAGATTACTAATTGATTTAGTAATTGATTCAgtaagttataatgagattagttGTAAATAACAATCGACAACCAAATCAAttagtaaattaattaaatttaaaaactaaaacCTTGGTAAAAAAAACTATCGATTGTTCAGAGCAATCGAAATCAGTTACTAGTAATCGAAATCGATTGTTAATGGTAATCGATTTAGAGCAACCGAAATATGAATGTTGTAAAAAAATTGGTGTctctaattttataattttacaacCATTTTGTAAATCGGTTGCTATTTGCAactaatttaacaattgaaagtcatttgttaattttaaaaaattattaaaaaattataaaaaaaattaaaatttccaaataataaataaaaaattcaaataaataaatttttcaaaaaattactaaaataataaattattaatgaaaatatagtactaaaaaattaatataaaaattactaataataactattataaaaaatattaacaaaaaattaaatataaaaagatatttataagacaaattactaaaacaattaccatatatatatatattataataaaaaaattactaaaattaatacaataaatactttactaacaaaaaatatatttgtacaaaaattttcattttatgtcgaaaaaataaattaaataaaaagatgAGAAATAAAAAGATGATGTAAAAGAAAATAAacgagaaagaaaaagataatgaaaaataaaacgtatgagaaagaaaaagataaagaagaaaatagatgaaaaagaaaaagatgatgaaaaaaaTAGGTAGTAAAAGATGATGAATAAAATAGACGAGAATGAAAAAGATGatggaaaaaatgaaagaaaagacaagaaagagagagaaaaaagagaGTTGTAGTTTATATAAGCgaattagcaatcaattttagCAACTGATTATCAAttgctaatttttttaaaaaaatcagataagaattttttgatagaaaattttgCAATCTATTCGCAATCGATTGTTAATATCGATTCTCAAATCAGTTGTTGTTAGCATCTGATTCATAAATCTGttataaatcaaaataaaaaaaaataggcaAGAAAAGAAAAATCGATTGTAAAAATCAGTTACTGTGAGTAACTGATTTGCAAAtcgttgtaaataaaaaaaaaagaaaataaaaaattgtgTGAAAATTATTGGAGGgaaaatttagaaaccgatttgtaATTAGTTGTAAAAATCAGTTACTATTAACAATTGACGAGAAATCGATTACAAATAACAACCGATTGAAAATTAATTGCTAACTTTAGAGCCAAtcagaataattttttaatttaacaatTAATTTCTTAGCAGCAATAGATTTTAACAACCGATTTTAAAATGGGCttctaattatatatttaatgttTTTCTAATATCGATTAACAATTGATTTAATAATCAATTATCAAACGGTTATTAATAGTAACTAATTTTAGCAATTAATTATAAATTGGTTCTAAATAATCGATTTTTGATTCAgttgctaaatttttaaaaattaactattttattaaaaaaaattaaaatcacaaATTAGTCATAAAATTGATTGCTTAATAGCAACTTATTTCAattgattataaaaattattgcaaaattgatttttttttttgaatgaaCTTAAATTTTTATCCTCTCATATTGTAAGACAAAGAATCCATCACTAAATAATAAATTCAATGAAAATTCATGACTTCACTTTGAATGCATGGTACCCTAATATTATTGTAAACTTAGAAATTCCTTGGAAATTTAAGTATGGGAGATATCAGCAAAATGTACTTAATTAATGCTGCTTACATTTATTCAAAATCTTCAGCGATATACTGTGAAATTAGAAATTCTAAGATAATTCAAGAATAATAGAAtattaatgaaatttattatgattttaattaaaataataattaatgattAATTGAATGTATACCCTCTAATATAGGTAAGGGAAAAATTACTCTAAAACATGAGATGCCATTgtcataaaatatcaataaaatgcAATTAAATGCGCCTAATAAATGCTGCTAACATTTATTCAAAGTCTCCAACGACTGAATGAAGTGTTGTGTGGCTAGTTTTTATTTGCATATCTTTGTCTACAACAGCCAGTGGCGTTGCGTGGGTTAAGGGTTATGGAACAAAACTGAAAGGTCAATTAATCTTACTGTTTAGATGAGACGTAATGCTTTTTGACATTTGAGAAGGTTTGTTTCGTTCGTCATGCACACGCTGTCGTATTTGCTTTCCAGTCCTTTCCCTGCATTGACGGGACGTACAAAAGTCGTTTGTAGGGTTGGTACTTCTATTGAAATTCTTAGACAACTATAACATGGATGAATGGCCTATGTTCTTTCCCTGAAATGAAAAAttcttctaaaatttaaaattttaattatacaattttcataatataATCCTACTCACTACATTGTATTTATTGTTATTAGATTTCAGTTTTTAATATACTCAATTTCTACCATTTTAGTTGGTtgcaaaattatattttttttttgttacgatccaacctatgagccggaccggcactaagacctgggccagcttaaagctcctgaggcccatagtaagtctaactattcctcaacccaactctaaggcctatttgggcccaatttcaaaaattcaactggacagagtctagccataaaatggacctttcaacggggagtttttgactcacccgacctgtaaacacagtatataatcaattggagagctcagctcaccctccacgtactcaaatgtcataaaaataaatgggagctcagctccctcatccaatccaacatgataattatgttacagacccaaatcaaataaatgtttctaacacatgcgaaaattctaggagttaatagaattatacaaatattaataaacgacctgcgaagaagaaaagcaggttaaccacaacaaatatcctcctgtagcctggaaaaataataaacatgagtgagcattcaactcagagagtaaaatatcaattttaaccataatttctataactatctaaagctaatgcaccctgtagagtgaaatgcaatatcggtaatattttcacatcataacagcaaaaaggtaatttggagcactcacacacccgataatgtcaaacaatacatatatgggagctgattccctatacagctctcttaatccaaactgtgccagcgaagaactaaagctcggacttccacttaataaaccaaatcggggtcccagcgaagaactcaagccgtgtctaccctgaaggaccgggtcccagcaaagatctcaagccgtgtctacccatcctgtccatagccaacaccacaccacacgcacgccaactcacgcacactgctccgaattaccacaacaatatccatgacactttaacaattatgaatgcaacataaaacgtgcctagtgtttaactacataaatacatacatataagtgatgcatgggcatacttgaacatataataatatctaaattacaattaaaattaatattttactcacagactcaactgaagtcactgtggtggctgggcggaggaggaaggatgtcccgactcacctgacaattttgttacaatcatttaataaatttgactcaataaaaactaagaaaaagaccaaatacgtcctaagtcgtgccgaaaatctggcagagtctcccctatacctaggacctacccaacctgcaaaaaggcttaaaacacacttttatatctacaaaccatatatccacaactcaatcacatcacacagcccctcctggacccatccaaacagtcatcaatcacaatatataaaattacaatttagtctttataattgaccctttttgcaaaaattacccaaataagctctaaaaattctaaaactttgccccatggtccttagcaacattactaagctaatgcaaaaagaatcataattttctgagctgccacgaatattttatggatttctaatcccattcaagcactagaaaattatgaaaaagcaaggttcgggtttacataTGCCAATTCCGATCTCGGAAACGCGCTCGAGGCGTCTGAAAcaatggggtagccaaaatctcgatccaattccaagaccTTTTTGGTagtcggtctgtctggccggaaattcacagacccggacaaccattgaatttccgcgaattgaaggtacctacacgaagcccacaatacgcgggttagtatataatttttttacgaaattttctaagctcatttaatgctcgaaaaaacactacgaagtttcgtgggacccaccgaaaaacgatgtcgAAAAATTTCGAAAATTATATTGTcgcgaagctctcaacgagtggagtgctctggtactctcgattttctcgtggggttcacggtttgcgagaaatcttgcccaaaagtcgaaatgggctaaaacttttcggacaaaaattggacaaaccgtgatgtggcccaaccgcaaatgcacgggtcgtacaagtaatatagaaaagatatcgttcccacgaggagttgtgttaatgattgaattttttatataaaagttgactaaattgaagtatttttgaaattaaagtaatgaatcgatgggtattgagaatgtgaaatctatatgtgcaaaattaatattctattcaacgatgtattaattaaactaaaattgcatcaaattgaaataagcaagttaaaATTTGACAAGAttaaaaatggcaagtaattaaatttgattagaaattaacaatgataaaaaggtgattccggagttcgggatttcatattcgagctattttgggattttaaattggttatccaatcttatgaaacttatggttttaaggagattaattcttaagtcctttgaataccctttcgagtgagacaaagagtgccttaatcaaactaatcctactttcgtggagttagaattaattaagactcattaagttctttaattaatctatgaatcctcttaatccttagtctatttctagatctaagttaattaagttcaattccttgattatctatcacaaggccttctcctttcggtgcttcaaccatggattaagaacatcacttaatgggatcctacactaagcatgtcattacgcacataagaaatgaataaaactcattaagaccacaaaatatggattacccaatcaaaatccacaaaatatctcaaatattacaacccttactccagaatcaaaagtaaactactcactatccataa
The Hevea brasiliensis isolate MT/VB/25A 57/8 chromosome 15, ASM3005281v1, whole genome shotgun sequence genome window above contains:
- the LOC110668780 gene encoding MDIS1-interacting receptor like kinase 2-like, whose translation is MSSSSLKPLSIFPSLLLLFILIPFFLLSFHVHVFAFHATSFAAAKNEVEQGAKETDALLRWKATLDYYSQSILSSWNGSRHCNWSGIFCNKAGSVVNISVTDSGLKGTLQSLSFWSFPNLIELNLRNNSLYGVIPAHISNLSKLTILDLSFNNISGKIPSEISSLASLSFFSLFANHINGTIPREIGALTSLSVLSLQDNYLTGSIPASIMGNFSNLTELYLHDNDLSGSIPPDVGRMRSLRTLDLSINKLSGELPASMGNLSNLVYLYFYYNELSGSIPKELGMLGKLCAFQFSRNNFTGRLPEGICLGGQLQYFSAHHNNFTGPIPRSLRNCSSLLSVRLDRNQLTGNVSEDFGFGVYPNLVYLDLSDNQLYGELPWKWEEFRNLSALKISNNEISGTIPADIRKAPQLQLLDLSSNHLVGVIPKELGELNLFKLYLHDNKLSGTIPAEIGMLSALEDLNMAANNLSGTISKEIGKCSKLLFLNLSKNKLTESIPSEISYLHSLQSLDLSQNLLINEIPQQLGGLQRLETLNLSHNLLTGSIPSFDYLTSLTNVDISYNELQGEIPNIKAFREASFEALRNNKDLCGNNTRLKPCGSLAVNKTIGKKGKKAVNHLIVFPLVGSLLLLFILVGCFFFIHHRNGKAKSTEGKHCEDVYAIWSHIDRNMQYENIIEATEDNSKYCIGVGGYGIVYKAELPKGQVVAVKKIHQSPNGEVADLKAFTSEISVLANIRHRNIVKLYGFCSHVRHSFLIYEFIERGSLRKILSNEEAVELDWSKRLNIVKGIANALSYMHHDCSPPIIHRDISSNNILLDSEFEAHVSDFGIARLLMPDSSNWTSFAGTVGYTAPELAYTMAVNEKCDIYSFGVVTLEILMGKHPGNVASSLSSSPPPIEQQTLFKDVIDQCLPTPKNKDAEGVIHVARLALACLSANPQSRPTMRQVSSKLMAQWHPLAKAFSEIKLGEMLVHNGINA